In one window of Denticeps clupeoides chromosome 2, fDenClu1.1, whole genome shotgun sequence DNA:
- the urad gene encoding 2-oxo-4-hydroxy-4-carboxy-5-ureidoimidazoline decarboxylase, whose protein sequence is MDIAQLNSLSYEDFVDVLGNVVERCPLVAAAVWSGRPFASVSELEGRIHQFLDSLPESGKDGVLRCHPDLAGRELRSGTLTAESQAEQRQAGMAALAADELSRLARLNAQYKRRFGFPFVVCARLHDAAAVMRLLAARLGAERAAERERALGEVKRICGLRLRAVVLPESGDEP, encoded by the exons ATGGACATCGCGCAGTTGAATTCCCTGTCTTACGAGGACTTCGTGGACGTTTTGGGGAACGTGGTGGAGAGGTGTCCCCTTGTTGCGGCCGCTGTGTGGTCTGGCCGCCCCTTTGCCAGCGTCTCGGAACTCGAGGGGCGCATTCACCAGTTTCTCGACAGCCTCCCCGAGTCAG GTAAAGACGGGGTCCTCCGCTGCCACCCCGACCTGGCCGGCAGGGAGCTCCGGAGCGGCACGCTGACCGCGGAGTCGCAGGCGGAGCAGCGGCAGGCCGGCATGGCGGCCCTGGCCGCGGACGAGCTGTCGCGCCTGGCCCGGCTCAACGCGCAGTACAAGCGCCGCTTCGGCTTCCCGTTCGTCGTGTGCGCGCGCCTGCACGACGCGGCCGCCGTGATGCGGCTGCTGGCCGCGCGCCTGGGCGCCGAGCGCGCCGCCGAGCGGGAGCGCGCCCTCGGCGAGGTGAAGCGGATCTGCGGCCTGCGGCTGCGCGCCGTCGTGCTGCCGGAGTCGGGCGACGAACCGTGA